In Microbacterium foliorum, the following proteins share a genomic window:
- a CDS encoding MFS transporter translates to MVRTASIPTTETNAPRVGPRGWAALVVLMLPVLLVSVDNTVLSFALPEISIALAPTGAEQLWIIDVYPLVLAGLLVTMGTLGDRFGRRRMLLIGATGFAVVSALAAFAPTAGLLIAARALLGFFGAMLMPSTLSLLRSIFQNRDQRRLAIAVWASAFSAGAALGPIVGGFLLEHFAWGSVFLIAVPVLIPLLIAAPLLVPESRDPNPGRIDIVSIVLSMAAMIPVVYAIKSLAVDGPSLTAGAWALLGIAMGYLFVRRQLSAEVPMLDMALFRRGSFSGAILVNLLSVVALVGFLYFVSQHLQLVLGLSPMTAGAALVPGMIAMIVAGLSVVPISRRVRPHVLVPAGLIFSVVGYLLVAFTTVDHGVAPLIIAFVVLGIGIGAAETISNELILSSAPAEKAGAASAVSETAYELGAVLGTAVLGGLITAFYRGALVVPAGIPAEAAHAATETLAGAYTAAQDLPGQLGDALWDAASAAFGSGVMVTSLIGAGLVVLAGAIAAVTLRKAPTH, encoded by the coding sequence ATGGTTCGGACTGCGTCGATTCCGACGACGGAGACGAATGCTCCCCGCGTCGGGCCCCGTGGCTGGGCGGCGCTCGTCGTGCTCATGCTGCCGGTCTTGCTGGTGTCGGTCGACAACACGGTGCTGAGCTTCGCGCTCCCGGAGATATCCATCGCGCTCGCTCCCACCGGGGCCGAGCAGCTGTGGATCATCGACGTCTACCCGCTCGTTCTCGCCGGTCTGCTCGTCACGATGGGAACGCTCGGCGATCGCTTCGGACGTCGCCGGATGCTGCTGATCGGCGCGACCGGCTTCGCCGTGGTGTCGGCTCTCGCAGCCTTCGCTCCGACAGCCGGTCTGTTGATCGCGGCCCGCGCGCTGCTCGGATTCTTCGGCGCCATGCTGATGCCCTCGACGCTGTCGCTGCTGCGCTCGATCTTCCAGAACCGTGACCAGCGACGACTCGCGATCGCTGTCTGGGCATCGGCATTCTCGGCAGGGGCGGCTCTCGGGCCGATCGTCGGCGGGTTCCTGCTGGAGCATTTCGCCTGGGGCTCGGTCTTCCTGATCGCCGTCCCCGTGCTCATCCCGTTGCTCATCGCCGCACCCCTGCTCGTCCCCGAGAGCCGTGACCCGAACCCGGGGCGCATCGACATCGTGAGCATCGTGCTGTCGATGGCTGCGATGATCCCCGTGGTCTACGCGATCAAGTCGCTGGCCGTGGATGGTCCGAGTCTCACGGCGGGTGCCTGGGCTCTTCTCGGCATCGCGATGGGATATCTGTTCGTGCGTCGTCAGCTGAGCGCCGAGGTTCCCATGCTCGACATGGCGCTCTTCCGGCGAGGGTCCTTCTCCGGGGCGATCCTGGTGAACCTTCTCAGCGTGGTCGCACTCGTGGGCTTCCTCTACTTCGTGTCGCAGCACCTCCAGCTGGTTCTCGGGCTATCCCCGATGACCGCGGGGGCGGCGCTCGTTCCCGGCATGATCGCCATGATCGTGGCCGGACTCTCGGTGGTGCCCATCTCACGTCGCGTACGTCCGCACGTGCTGGTGCCGGCCGGCCTCATCTTCTCGGTGGTCGGCTACTTGCTCGTGGCATTCACGACTGTCGACCACGGTGTCGCACCGCTCATCATCGCCTTCGTGGTGCTGGGCATCGGCATCGGGGCCGCAGAGACGATCTCGAACGAGCTCATCCTCTCGAGCGCTCCGGCCGAGAAGGCCGGTGCCGCGAGCGCCGTGTCGGAGACGGCGTACGAACTCGGGGCGGTGCTCGGCACAGCCGTGCTCGGCGGTCTCATCACCGCTTTCTACCGCGGCGCGCTCGTGGTCCCCGCCGGGATCCCCGCCGAGGCGGCTCACGCGGCGACGGAGACGCTCGCCGGGGCGTACACGGCGGCTCAGGACCTTCCCGGGCAGCTCGGAGATGCGCTGTGGGACGCAGCATCCGCGGCGTTCGGTTCTGGCGTCATGGTGACCTCGCTGATCGGAGCGGGGCTGGTCGTCCTCGCCGGAGCTATCGCGGCCGTCACACTGCGCAAGGCGCCCACGCACTGA